The following proteins are encoded in a genomic region of Phragmites australis chromosome 9, lpPhrAust1.1, whole genome shotgun sequence:
- the LOC133928917 gene encoding putative clathrin assembly protein At1g03050 has protein sequence MAPSKLRQALGAVKDQTSIGLAKIGSGSSAASELDVAILKATRHSESFPADERHIREVIALTCYSRGYVGACVSSLSRRLGRTRSWAVALKTLVIVHRLLADGEPAFEQEVFYATRRGTRMLNMSDFCDRSRADAWDFSAFVRTYAAYLDDRLEYRMQARQGCSGAARWGRPLRDELYMSPGNRFTNDDGYSGRHDDAADADANKAVALVTRDTPTSEMTLEQLLTKANQLQHLLDRFIACRPIGTAKANRVVAVSLYPLVKESVQLYCELTEVMGALIEQFPEMETADCERVHGLFCGLAKEMDELEAFYSWCKAACVCRQSDVPEVEVITQKKLELMDEFIRDRRAAESHQGLPPPSPEPEIPEAPLVEEFDMNATKALPAPEEPPAAAQEEDNAVKTVQAEPDALLIAAEPAEEETDFLNLKANAMSGEEHGQQLALALFDGNPAGSAPRGDAFDHSSADWETALVQSASALSNQRAELGGGLNMMVLDGMYSHATVANTQTFSGSASSVAMRPPGAPMLALPAPRGASNAEAGADPFAASSLVPPPTYVQMSDMQTKQQLLTKEQMVWQQYGKNGMQGQGALAMLEQRPHQQQLLLPHGHGGYNYAGYHRTS, from the exons AGCAAGCTCCGCCAGGCGCTGGGCGCGGTGAAGGACCAGACGAGCATCGGGCTGGCCAAGATCGGCAGCGGCAGCTCCGCGGCGTCGGAGCTCGACGTGGCCATCCTCAAGGCCACCAGGCACAGCGAGAGCTTCCCGGCCGATGAGCGCCACATCCGGGAGGTCATCGCGCTCACCTGCTACTCCCGCGGCTACGTCGGCGCCTGCGTGTCCTCGCTGTCGCGCCGCCTGGGCCGCACCCGGAGCTGGGCGGTCGCGCTCAAGACGCTGGTCATTGTGCACCGCCTCCTCGCCGACGGCGAACCCGCGTTCGAGCAGGAGGTGTTCTACGCCACGCGCCGCGGCACGCGCATGCTCAACATGTCCGACTTCTGCGACCGGTCCCGCGCCGACGCATGGGACTTCTCCGCTTTCGTCCGCACCTACGCCGCATACCTCGACGACCGCCTCGAGTACCGGATGCAGGCGAGGCAGGGCTGCTCGGGCGCCGCGCGCTGGGGCAGGCCGCTCCGTGACGAGCTGTACATGTCCCCCGGGAACCGATTCACCAATGACGATGGCTACAGCGGGAGACACGACGATGCAGCGGACGCCGATGCCAACAAGGCGGTGGCGCTTGTGACGAGGGACACGCCGACGAGCGAGATGACGCTGGAGCAGCTCCTCACCAAGGCCAACCAGCTACAGCACCTCCTCGACCGGTTCATCGCTTGCCGCCCCATAG GCACGGCCAAGGCGAACCGGGTGGTGGCAGTGTCGCTGTACCCCTTGGTGAAGGAGAGCGTGCAGTTGTACTGCGAGCTCACAGAGGTGATGGGAGCGCTCATCGAGCAGTTCCCCGAGATGGAGACCGCGGACTGCGAGCGCGTGCACGGCCTCTTCTGCGGCCTCGCCAAGGAGATGGACGAGCTCGAGGCGTTCTACTCGTGGTGCAAGGCCGCCTGCGTCTGCCGCCAGTCCGACGTCCCGGAGGTGGAAGTCATCACGCAGAAGAAGCTGGAGCTCATGGACGAATTCATCCGCGACAGGCGCGCCGCGGAGTCGCACCAGGGGCTGCCACCTCCGTCGCCTGAGCCAGAAATCCCAGAGGCTCCCCTCGTCGAAGAGTTCGATATGAACGCCACCAAGGCCCTTCCGGCGCCCGAGGAGCCGCCGGCTGCGGCGCAAGAGGAGGACAATGCCGTCAAGACGGTGCAAGCTGAGCCAGACGCTCTGCTCATCGCCGCCGAACCGGCCGAGGAGGAGACAGACTTCTTGAACTTGAAGGCGAACGCCATGTCCGGCGAGGAGCACGGACAGCAGCTGGCGCTTGCGCTGTTCGACGGCAACCCAGCCGGCTCAGCGCCGAGAGGAGACGCGTTCGACCACTCGTCGGCGGACTGGGAGACGGCTTTGGTCCAGTCGGCGAGCGCTCTCTCGAACCAgcgcgccgagctcgggggcggCCTGAACATGATGGTGCTCGACGGGATGTACAGCCATGCGACGGTGGCGAACACGCAGACGTTCTCCGGTAGCGCGAGCAGCGTGGCAATGCGGCCACCTGGGGCACCGATGCTCGCGTTGCCGGCACCTCGGGGAGCCAGCAATGCCGAAGCAGGGGCTGACCCTTTCGCAGCGTCGTCGTTGGTGCCACCGCCTACGTATGTTCAGATGTCAGACATGCAGACGAAGCAGCAGCTTCTGACAAAGGAGCAGATGGTGTGGCAACAATATGGCAAGAATGGCATGCAAGGGCAGGGGGCCTTGGCTATGCTAGAGCAGCGGCCTCACCAGCAGCAGCTGCTCCTGCCTCATGGCCACGGAGGCTACAATTACGCAGGGTATCATCGGACTTCTTAG
- the LOC133928916 gene encoding NAC domain-containing protein 82-like codes for MAQTSLPPGFRFHPTDVELVSYYLKRKIMGKKLLVEAISEVELYKFAPWDLPDKSCLRSKDLEWFFFCPRDKKYPNGSRTNRATPNGYWKTSGKDRTIMLNSRNVGNKKTLIFHEGKAPKGDRTDWVMYEYKMEDEDLVSAGFSKDAYVLCKIFKKSGLGPRIGEQYGAPFNEDEWDISDTQTSIFPLMPSSEVVNPMEDLHVQHAVPAGVVGEPHLQHSSAACAGDDSSFYLVTSTCVEDFTFGSATVGSAIQDLPAQHAVKSSGGGVVSGNNISNEVNDMYNTCDVDGFLLEELSRFLNDSPLHDSPVGENSVLPPMSEVEARAFEVNTYDLYNELSGLAGLGDVSNNFASNVGTTECTILPADRELSTDDYIELNDLLAPDASFPSEFPAQNNQFLQYPLAQFTYNGRHDDVAALSAAFEPTSSLPTMPGIYDVFPPANNVSFATDQATNFLDPPMQYPLS; via the exons ATGGCGCAAACTAGCCTGCCTCCTGGTTTTCGTTTCCACCCAACTGACGTTGAGCTTGTTTCCTACTACTTGAAAAGGAAGATCATGGGAAAGAAACTTCTTGTGGAAGCTATATCAGAGGTTGAGTTGTACAAGTTCGCTCCCTGGGATCTCCCTG ACAAATCCTGTCTTAGAAGCAAAGATCTTGAATGGTTCTTCTTTTGTCCTCGTGATAAGAAATACCCCAATGGGTCTAGGACAAATCGCGCCACACCAAATGGTTACTGGAAGACGAGTGGAAAAGATAGAACAATTATGCTGAACTCTCGCAATGTTGGGAATAAGAAAACATTGATTTTTCATGAAGGCAAGGCACCTAAAGGTGACAGAACTGATTGGGTGATGTATGAATACAAAATGGAAGATGAAGATTTGGTTTCTGCAGGTTTTTCAAAG GATGCTTATGTGCTCTGCAAAATTTTCAAGAAAAGCGGCCTTGGTCCGAGGATTGGAGAGCAATATGGGGCTCCATTTAATGAAGATGAATGGGACATTTCAGATACTCAAACTTCTATATTTCCTTTGATGCCCTCTTCAGAAGTAGTGAACCCTATGGAGGACCTACATGTTCAGCATGCTGTCCCTGCTGGTGTTGTTGGGGAACCACATCTACAGCATTCATCTGCTGCTTGTGCTGGGGATGATTCATCATTTTATCTTGTCACTTCTACTTGTGTTGAGGACTTCACATTTGGCTCTGCTACTGTTGGCTCTGCTATCCAAGATCTACCTGCTCAGCATGCTGTTAAATCTTCTGGAGGTGGGGTGGTTTCTGGTAACAACATTTCCAATGAGGTCAATGATATGTACAATACTTGCGATGTTGATGGATTTTTACTGGAGGAATTGTCTAGGTTTCTGAATGATTCTCCTCTTCATGACAGCCCTGTTGGAGAG AATTCTGTTCTCCCTCCAATGTCTGAAGTCGAGGCTCGCGCTTTTGAAGTGAATACTTACGACCTCTACAATGAATTGTCAGGGCTTGCTGGGTTAGGAGACGTGTCAAACAACTTTGCTAGCAATGTGGGTACCACGGAGTGCACTATCCTGCCTGCTGACAGAGAGCTTTCTACTGATGATTATATAGAACTGAATGATCTCCTTGCTCCTGATGCAAGCTTCCCCAGTGAATTTCCCGCGCAAAACAATCAATTTTTGCAGTATCCCCTTGCCCAATTCACATACAATGGACGGCATGATGATGTCGCTGCTCTGTCAGCTGCTTTTGAACCAACTAGCTCGCTTCCAACAATGCCTGGCATTTATGATGTTTTTCCTCCTGCCAATAATGTCAGCTTCGCAACAGACCAGGCAACAAACTTCTTGGACCCACCCATGCAATACCCATTGTCGTGA